One genomic window of Boudabousia tangfeifanii includes the following:
- the secA gene encoding preprotein translocase subunit SecA has translation MGEGKTLKRLESIADQVDSLEDDFKQLSDEELAAKTDEFRQRLKDGETLDDIMVEAFATVREAAWRTLRMRHFRVQIMGGAALHLGNIAEMKTGEGKTLVATLPAYLRAIDGKGVHVVTVNDYLASYQSELMGRVFRFLGLTTGCIMAGQTPAERREQYNADITYGTNNEMGFDFLRDNMATRVEDLVQRGHNFVIVDEVDSILIDEARTPLIISGPADGGNDDWYITFAQLVDGLEPDVHYEVDHKKRTVGILEAGIDEVEKQLGFDNLYDADSTKLIGFLNNAIKAKELFKIDKDYIIHDGEVLIVDEHTGRVLPGRRYNEGMHQAIEAKEGVEIKAENQTLATITLQNYFRLYPEGSRSGMTGTAETEAAEFAETYKIGVVPIPTNKPMIRKDRDDLVYPTAAGKYRAVVKDIVERHAKGQPILVGTTSVENSEHLSALLKKANIPHTVLNAKQHESEAAVVAQAGRKGAVTVATNMAGRGTDIMLGGNAEHIAIANLRAQGLTANDNPEEYEAAWPEALAAAEAAVKAEHDEVKELGGLYVLGTERHESRRIDNQLRGRSGRQGDPGESRFYLSMEDELMNLFASGLAKTLMQSASYPEDQPLEMSMVSRSIASAQAQVEGRNREIRKNVLKYDDVMTEQRELVYEQRLRVLKGEDLSDQIDYFIEDFAKGIVNQYTTSVDGRDWNIHALTNDLQQMYPLSEDLKELLTAADQEHNVPKADLVEAITEDLREEYMKIEDHFNESELAAQAYGPEPMTALERDVLLRNVDEQWRAHLYEMDYLKEGIGLRAMAQRDPLVEYSDEGGRMFNSMMKSIRELTVQSLFNSSKELTAAEERIKAEMEEAQARAAAVSAEEMAAATARANRPMTNRRRPMMNASLNAPSKNRFSNPSTLRKAPQQAQELQMSGPAENMDGIMEAARAEGIIDGSEVGPTQTEGVPMNRAERRKQNKQK, from the coding sequence ATGGGGGAGGGCAAAACCCTCAAGCGATTAGAATCGATCGCCGATCAAGTCGATAGTCTTGAAGATGACTTTAAGCAGCTTTCAGATGAGGAACTCGCAGCGAAAACTGACGAGTTTCGCCAGCGTTTGAAAGATGGCGAAACTCTAGACGACATTATGGTCGAAGCATTCGCTACCGTTCGTGAAGCCGCTTGGCGTACCTTGCGCATGAGACATTTCCGTGTCCAGATCATGGGTGGTGCGGCACTTCACCTAGGCAATATTGCCGAAATGAAGACTGGTGAAGGTAAAACGCTAGTTGCTACCTTGCCGGCATATCTTCGGGCAATAGATGGTAAGGGTGTTCACGTTGTTACTGTTAACGATTACTTGGCGTCATACCAATCAGAGTTGATGGGACGTGTCTTCCGATTCCTGGGTCTAACTACTGGTTGCATCATGGCCGGTCAAACTCCAGCAGAACGCCGCGAACAATACAATGCGGACATTACCTACGGTACCAACAACGAAATGGGCTTCGACTTCTTGCGTGACAATATGGCAACGCGAGTTGAAGATTTGGTTCAGCGGGGACACAACTTCGTGATCGTGGACGAAGTTGACTCTATTTTGATCGATGAAGCTCGTACTCCGCTTATCATTTCGGGACCTGCGGATGGCGGTAACGATGATTGGTATATTACCTTCGCGCAGCTGGTTGATGGTCTCGAACCCGATGTTCATTACGAAGTAGACCATAAGAAACGTACTGTGGGTATTCTTGAGGCTGGGATCGACGAAGTTGAGAAGCAGCTAGGCTTTGATAACTTGTACGATGCTGATTCTACGAAACTCATCGGTTTCCTTAATAATGCGATTAAAGCGAAGGAACTGTTCAAGATTGATAAGGATTACATCATCCATGATGGTGAGGTTCTGATCGTTGATGAGCACACTGGCCGTGTTTTGCCAGGTCGTCGTTACAACGAAGGCATGCATCAGGCTATTGAAGCTAAAGAAGGCGTAGAGATTAAAGCTGAGAATCAAACCTTGGCAACAATTACTCTCCAGAACTACTTCCGTTTGTACCCAGAAGGATCCCGTTCAGGTATGACTGGTACAGCTGAAACGGAAGCAGCAGAATTCGCTGAAACTTATAAGATCGGTGTAGTCCCGATTCCTACAAATAAGCCTATGATTCGTAAGGATCGTGACGATTTAGTTTATCCAACTGCAGCTGGTAAGTATCGAGCAGTGGTAAAGGATATCGTTGAACGTCATGCTAAAGGCCAGCCGATTCTTGTAGGTACCACTTCCGTTGAGAACTCAGAGCATCTTTCGGCTTTATTGAAGAAAGCTAATATTCCGCACACTGTGCTAAATGCAAAGCAGCATGAGTCTGAGGCTGCGGTAGTTGCTCAAGCAGGTCGTAAGGGAGCTGTTACGGTTGCTACCAACATGGCTGGTCGTGGTACTGACATTATGCTTGGCGGTAACGCAGAGCATATTGCTATTGCGAATTTGCGTGCTCAGGGTTTAACAGCCAACGATAATCCAGAAGAGTATGAGGCTGCATGGCCTGAGGCACTTGCTGCTGCCGAGGCCGCTGTGAAAGCAGAGCATGATGAGGTAAAGGAACTCGGCGGTCTTTACGTTCTAGGCACTGAACGCCACGAGTCGCGTCGTATCGATAATCAGCTTCGTGGTCGTTCTGGTCGTCAAGGTGATCCAGGGGAATCTCGCTTCTATTTGTCGATGGAAGACGAACTAATGAACCTATTTGCTTCCGGACTTGCGAAAACGCTGATGCAGTCTGCTAGCTACCCAGAAGATCAGCCACTTGAAATGTCGATGGTGTCGCGTTCTATCGCATCTGCTCAAGCACAGGTAGAAGGACGAAACCGTGAAATTCGCAAGAACGTTCTGAAGTATGATGACGTAATGACTGAACAGCGTGAGCTTGTTTACGAACAGCGTTTGCGTGTACTTAAGGGCGAAGATCTGTCGGATCAGATCGATTACTTTATTGAAGATTTCGCAAAGGGCATTGTCAATCAATACACTACTTCGGTGGATGGCCGCGATTGGAATATTCATGCTCTAACGAATGATTTGCAGCAGATGTATCCATTGAGTGAAGATTTGAAGGAGCTTCTAACCGCTGCTGATCAGGAGCATAATGTTCCTAAGGCTGATTTGGTTGAGGCTATTACTGAGGATCTTCGTGAAGAATATATGAAGATTGAAGATCACTTCAACGAATCCGAACTTGCCGCGCAGGCGTATGGTCCAGAACCGATGACTGCACTTGAGCGCGACGTATTGCTACGAAACGTAGATGAGCAGTGGCGAGCACACCTTTACGAAATGGACTATTTGAAGGAAGGCATTGGCCTTCGAGCTATGGCCCAGCGAGACCCCTTGGTCGAATATTCAGACGAGGGAGGCCGCATGTTCAATTCAATGATGAAATCGATTCGTGAATTGACGGTCCAAAGCCTATTTAACTCGAGTAAAGAACTCACCGCTGCGGAAGAACGCATTAAGGCTGAGATGGAAGAAGCTCAGGCTCGCGCTGCAGCAGTTAGTGCAGAGGAGATGGCTGCGGCGACTGCTCGGGCTAATCGTCCAATGACTAACCGTCGTCGTCCTATGATGAATGCGTCTCTCAATGCTCCCTCCAAGAACCGTTTTTCTAACCCATCAACTTTGCGTAAAGCACCTCAGCAAGCGCAAGAGCTTCAGATGAGTGGCCCTGCTGAGAATATGGACGGGATTATGGAAGCTGCTCGAGCTGAGGGAATCATTGACGGTTCTGAAGTTGGTCCAACACAAACCGAGGGTGTCCCCATGAATCGAGCAGAGCGCCGAAAGCAGAATAAGCAGAAATAA
- a CDS encoding Rv3235 family protein gives MPTLTIRKPTDFSNGVTRPTKPQNNQSAQVKRTCKAPKVKEICSLWFAGPQSEVKAPNPQYLDAEGLPLPNPAQWTRTATRAVFEMLMGYRILSTQNRWTDLQTQRKLKELQAQWQQKHPSKKISLIKVGGSHAAMAGPFSVESSAWVKINGTIHTLAIRLEAKKGRWIMTSVDILNV, from the coding sequence ATGCCAACCTTAACAATTCGCAAACCCACTGACTTCTCAAATGGCGTCACAAGGCCAACTAAGCCACAGAATAATCAGAGTGCTCAGGTTAAACGAACCTGCAAAGCGCCTAAAGTCAAAGAAATTTGTAGTCTATGGTTTGCCGGTCCCCAATCCGAAGTAAAAGCACCTAACCCCCAGTATCTAGATGCCGAAGGATTACCACTGCCTAACCCAGCTCAGTGGACTCGAACCGCAACGAGGGCCGTCTTTGAAATGCTTATGGGATATCGCATTTTATCCACCCAAAATCGCTGGACCGACCTACAAACTCAAAGAAAGCTAAAAGAACTACAAGCTCAGTGGCAACAAAAACACCCCTCTAAGAAGATTAGTTTGATAAAAGTCGGTGGTTCTCATGCCGCTATGGCAGGACCGTTTTCCGTAGAGTCATCAGCTTGGGTGAAAATCAACGGAACTATTCATACACTTGCGATCAGGCTTGAGGCTAAAAAGGGCCGATGGATCATGACCTCAGTCGATATTCTCAATGTATAA
- a CDS encoding LysM peptidoglycan-binding domain-containing protein, with product MRNLNPSKSTKLSGKAIEGSQSSLLIWRFYTLLLLALDTLLLTTLYPIAVHQLQYSYYLNNVSNFVSSTLWFAILTGTVITVSWYAFWAILLLVSYRTGSLALFALIKTFAPKVIKAASNTALSSVLVVSLSTNSALASPITSDQVNTPATPTPIASATETIEDFLPGALPLATQNDQPGSPEVNQVENLTDLKTTNQLDLLPGNSLLNKNSNTPETSVFTDEVPLPRHHQREAVSNPKSALPVSKLSPEPTNELVDKQITIEQPLLVLDKTTEKKGLNSYTPLSKTMNSGNKKIDNSTRPKEIPDFLPGSSHENTNGVTDSNNEKHLLSKSSESERRVPKANQKVNPPLSTSGHASSNQELVEHIWQGDLPWLETKLGTNLLPKEPTKQKAKNPGKYLTHQVTSGESLWLIAKDYLPPEHSQKQDIAKLVRKIYELNETTIGNNPDFLPTEITLRIPNIEH from the coding sequence TTGCGAAATCTGAATCCTTCAAAATCCACAAAGTTATCGGGAAAAGCAATAGAAGGCTCACAATCTAGCCTTCTTATCTGGAGGTTCTACACTTTACTGTTATTAGCTTTAGATACTTTGTTACTGACCACTCTTTACCCCATTGCCGTCCATCAGCTTCAATACAGTTATTACTTGAACAATGTCTCAAATTTTGTTTCAAGTACATTATGGTTCGCAATCCTAACAGGCACAGTAATTACTGTTTCTTGGTACGCATTTTGGGCAATCCTACTCCTAGTAAGCTACCGAACCGGCAGCTTGGCTTTATTCGCCTTAATAAAAACTTTTGCCCCGAAAGTGATAAAAGCTGCCTCAAATACAGCACTTTCGTCAGTTCTTGTAGTTAGCCTAAGTACGAATTCCGCCTTGGCCAGCCCGATTACTAGCGATCAAGTCAATACCCCAGCAACACCTACACCAATAGCATCGGCTACCGAGACAATCGAAGATTTCTTACCAGGTGCCTTGCCCCTCGCCACTCAAAACGACCAGCCTGGCTCTCCTGAAGTAAACCAAGTAGAAAATCTAACCGATTTAAAGACGACTAATCAGTTAGATCTACTCCCCGGAAACTCACTATTGAATAAGAACTCAAATACTCCAGAAACGTCAGTGTTTACCGATGAGGTTCCACTTCCACGCCATCATCAGAGGGAAGCAGTTAGCAATCCTAAGAGTGCACTACCTGTTTCTAAGCTGAGTCCTGAGCCCACCAACGAGTTGGTGGATAAACAAATCACCATAGAACAACCGTTACTCGTCTTAGATAAAACAACAGAGAAGAAAGGTCTTAATAGCTATACACCGCTTTCCAAAACTATGAACTCTGGGAATAAAAAGATAGATAACTCCACAAGACCAAAAGAAATCCCAGACTTTCTTCCAGGTTCATCCCACGAAAACACTAATGGTGTAACTGATTCTAATAATGAGAAGCACTTATTATCAAAATCTAGTGAATCGGAAAGAAGGGTGCCAAAAGCTAATCAAAAAGTTAATCCGCCCTTGTCTACAAGTGGCCACGCCTCATCAAACCAAGAATTAGTAGAACATATTTGGCAAGGCGATTTACCTTGGCTGGAAACGAAACTCGGCACGAATCTCCTTCCCAAAGAACCTACCAAACAAAAAGCTAAGAATCCAGGTAAATATTTAACCCATCAAGTAACCAGCGGAGAAAGTCTATGGTTGATCGCTAAGGATTATCTGCCACCCGAGCATTCTCAAAAACAAGATATCGCAAAGTTAGTCAGAAAAATTTATGAATTAAATGAAACAACTATTGGAAATAATCCAGATTTTCTGCCAACCGAAATTACCTTGCGTATCCCCAATATCGAGCACTAG
- a CDS encoding helix-turn-helix domain-containing protein: protein MPRFLTLADVSEQLNLTPAATRNLVLSGELPAIQIGARKLWRVEECALEEYIQKQYALTKERILAGQAEN from the coding sequence ATGCCCAGATTTTTGACTCTTGCAGACGTTTCCGAGCAACTCAACTTAACGCCAGCAGCTACCCGCAACTTAGTCTTAAGTGGGGAACTTCCCGCTATTCAAATCGGCGCTCGTAAGCTCTGGCGAGTTGAAGAGTGTGCCCTAGAGGAATACATTCAAAAACAATACGCTCTCACCAAAGAGCGTATTTTGGCTGGACAAGCAGAAAACTGA
- a CDS encoding SAF domain-containing protein, whose product MNKKSLITQFAQKKPALRRDPRFLLGVLLVITSALLGGWLFNANYRGYALWEVNKDMPQGSVITEADVTKVYATPSHPKVYVSGSKAPSGVVLRSLQAGELIPKSAFQNGGVGYVQLVLNLSQMPSNSLKVGDLIDLWAIGNRRENESQEPASQIATGLVMASAPQASQSLGMGQVTTLEVKVAKASLNQVLDAMGSKRALMVIPTVEKK is encoded by the coding sequence GTGAATAAAAAATCTTTGATTACTCAGTTTGCCCAAAAGAAACCTGCATTGAGAAGAGATCCAAGATTTCTATTAGGGGTTTTGCTTGTGATTACTTCAGCTTTGCTTGGCGGGTGGCTATTTAACGCTAACTATCGGGGATATGCTCTTTGGGAGGTGAATAAAGACATGCCGCAAGGTAGCGTCATTACTGAAGCAGATGTGACCAAGGTATATGCAACTCCAAGTCATCCGAAAGTTTATGTTTCTGGTAGTAAAGCGCCGTCCGGAGTGGTTTTACGTTCCTTGCAGGCAGGGGAATTAATACCAAAATCTGCCTTTCAAAATGGTGGTGTTGGATATGTGCAACTAGTACTAAACCTTTCACAGATGCCGTCAAATTCGCTAAAAGTTGGCGATTTGATAGATCTGTGGGCAATCGGTAATCGACGAGAGAATGAGTCGCAGGAACCAGCATCTCAGATTGCGACTGGATTAGTTATGGCGTCTGCACCGCAAGCATCGCAAAGCCTTGGAATGGGCCAAGTGACTACCCTTGAAGTAAAAGTCGCAAAAGCATCACTTAATCAAGTGCTAGATGCAATGGGTAGTAAACGTGCTCTAATGGTTATTCCTACGGTTGAAAAGAAGTAA
- a CDS encoding AAA family ATPase, with protein MVKRSVLLLLSGAFEVEMVKALNTHPETEVALRCADFIDALAAARSGLGNILLVSDGVEITRQDVYELHGLEIAVIVLSKNEEPDELIEIGVDSVLNAASEENVLDAILSLPLIENEKIEPEYKSDYHYERTANNQVRDDDEELVDLTNSFSNSIQSEEHKKEKQIFDSDSSKLREQEQPRTNSRKIPSRRNLRNKPNQEEANVTKLESSPESSLSQGSAYSSAEIKELPRLMGNHIADNAKDSKADKSVITDTTLVSPEFFHTEKAKQKNSTKNAQVLLATKAQKHEFNRQMQKVGQLKQLPQVIAMRSAMGAPGKTTLAVNLAYLLGKLDYSVLYIDADLLSPCGNLFLGASPSWAGLALACRLASRGRLTEKNFQELLHPMGDNAQFLSGINSAERWPEITVSDLEAVLKTAKQMFDYVVIDTHSQLVYSENQQMMIETDPRDEISSFIMQAADLVITVISADPIGISRGVSLWRGSKFSEELLVFNQVSRERSGKAFQDSILQLLGNELASQKYLIIPESKEVPSALLAARPIYTLTPKAFCLGGIIAILALLTEKENQRQKKARKWFRK; from the coding sequence ATGGTTAAACGTTCAGTTTTGCTACTTCTTTCAGGGGCCTTTGAAGTAGAAATGGTTAAGGCCTTGAATACTCATCCGGAGACCGAAGTCGCACTCAGATGCGCAGATTTCATCGATGCTCTTGCCGCTGCTCGGAGTGGCTTAGGAAATATTTTGTTAGTGTCAGATGGCGTTGAAATTACCAGACAGGATGTTTATGAGCTTCATGGTCTAGAAATCGCAGTTATTGTCTTATCGAAGAACGAAGAGCCAGACGAGCTCATTGAAATCGGGGTGGATTCAGTTTTAAACGCGGCCTCGGAAGAAAACGTTCTTGACGCCATCTTATCGCTCCCGTTGATCGAAAATGAAAAAATCGAACCAGAATATAAGTCCGATTACCATTATGAAAGAACTGCTAACAACCAGGTTCGTGATGATGACGAAGAATTAGTAGATCTGACTAACTCGTTCTCAAACTCTATCCAATCCGAAGAACACAAAAAAGAGAAGCAGATTTTTGATTCAGATAGCTCTAAATTGCGAGAACAAGAGCAGCCTAGGACTAACTCAAGAAAAATACCAAGTCGGAGGAACCTACGAAATAAACCAAATCAAGAGGAAGCAAATGTTACTAAACTCGAATCCTCTCCTGAAAGTTCGCTTTCCCAAGGCAGCGCTTACTCCTCGGCTGAGATCAAAGAATTACCGAGGCTAATGGGGAACCACATTGCAGATAATGCTAAGGACAGCAAAGCGGATAAATCGGTGATTACTGATACGACTTTGGTATCACCTGAATTTTTTCACACAGAAAAGGCAAAGCAGAAAAATTCAACCAAAAATGCCCAAGTATTACTGGCAACTAAAGCACAAAAACATGAGTTTAATAGGCAAATGCAGAAGGTTGGTCAGCTTAAACAACTTCCTCAAGTAATTGCCATGCGTAGTGCGATGGGTGCGCCAGGTAAGACCACATTAGCTGTAAACCTAGCATATTTACTTGGAAAATTAGATTACTCTGTACTGTATATAGATGCCGATTTATTATCGCCATGTGGAAACCTATTTTTGGGTGCCAGTCCGAGTTGGGCAGGTTTAGCTCTTGCCTGCCGGTTGGCAAGTAGAGGGCGTTTAACAGAGAAAAATTTTCAAGAATTACTACATCCTATGGGCGATAATGCTCAATTTTTAAGTGGCATCAATTCTGCTGAACGTTGGCCTGAAATAACTGTAAGCGATCTTGAAGCAGTATTAAAAACTGCTAAACAGATGTTTGATTATGTAGTAATCGATACTCATTCACAACTAGTTTATTCAGAGAATCAACAGATGATGATCGAGACTGATCCAAGGGATGAGATTTCTTCATTCATAATGCAGGCGGCCGACTTGGTTATTACTGTAATTAGCGCCGATCCAATCGGAATTAGCAGGGGAGTAAGCCTTTGGCGAGGTAGCAAATTTTCAGAAGAATTATTGGTATTCAATCAAGTTTCTAGGGAACGAAGTGGGAAAGCTTTCCAAGATAGTATTTTGCAACTGCTAGGCAATGAATTAGCTTCACAAAAATATTTGATCATTCCTGAAAGTAAAGAAGTACCCTCAGCTTTACTTGCAGCTCGTCCGATTTATACATTAACTCCCAAAGCCTTCTGCCTTGGGGGAATCATCGCGATACTAGCCTTATTGACCGAAAAAGAGAACCAGCGACAAAAGAAAGCACGAAAATGGTTCAGAAAATGA
- a CDS encoding DUF6912 family protein translates to MRIYIPVAPQDLAADAVNAKLVFALTPKLLELADEIGYNESEAEELAATYAAQASAEFDENAAIGRRIVLAASTEEAKLRNLDKEGYASAETDLSLPWKKIDAILMDLPGVETLVKRLHEADEDAWDELAELSLAWFDPSERTALQTELGLN, encoded by the coding sequence GTGCGTATTTATATTCCGGTTGCTCCACAAGATCTTGCCGCTGATGCGGTTAATGCAAAACTAGTGTTTGCTTTGACCCCAAAGTTGCTTGAGCTGGCAGATGAGATTGGGTATAACGAATCAGAAGCTGAAGAACTCGCTGCCACATATGCGGCACAAGCGTCAGCAGAATTCGATGAAAATGCTGCTATTGGACGTCGAATCGTGCTTGCAGCATCAACCGAGGAAGCCAAATTACGCAATTTAGACAAAGAAGGTTATGCTTCAGCGGAAACCGATCTATCACTTCCTTGGAAGAAAATTGATGCGATATTAATGGACCTTCCTGGAGTAGAGACTCTAGTTAAAAGGCTTCACGAAGCAGACGAAGACGCTTGGGATGAGTTAGCCGAGCTTTCTCTTGCTTGGTTTGATCCTAGTGAAAGAACTGCCTTACAAACCGAACTCGGGCTTAACTAG